One genomic region from Lycorma delicatula isolate Av1 chromosome 1, ASM4794821v1, whole genome shotgun sequence encodes:
- the LOC142328020 gene encoding uncharacterized protein LOC142328020 — translation MNHLIAQHQQQQQQQQQQQQQQQQQQHHQQQQALALATLAAKQNSAAAAAAAAAAAAQWPPELIPAAAPPISSSIVTPVTSKHLTTFPPPPNTLHTFAPHIPPPGPVFFLNVPPPPAHFPTKMPPPTYALSHHVPIIHQSAVPPPQPIISLKRSWEQAFPNAATDSNANPIVKRPFPSVSTAQAVYAPPPNAVGTIPPQNHNHHTVAAFQTTQAFYTAM, via the coding sequence ATGAACCACCTTATTGCACAACaccaacagcagcagcagcaacaacagcagcagcagcagcaacagcaacAACAGCAGCACCATCAACAGCAACAAGCATTGGCATTGGCTACATTAGCTGCAAAACAAAATAGTGCTGCTgcagctgctgctgctgctgctgccgcCGCCCAGTGGCCTCCTGAGTTAATTCCTGCTGCTGCTCCTCCGATATCCTCTTCAATTGTGACACCAGTCACGTCAAAACACCTGACTACATTTCCACCTCCACCTAATACTTTACATACATTTGCTCCACATATTCCACCACCAGGCCCTGTTTTCTTTTTGAATGTTCCACCACCTCCTGCACATTTTCCAACTAAAATGCCACCACCCACTTATGCTCTATCTCATCATGTTCCTATAATTCACCAATCAGCAGTCCCACCTCCACAACCTATAATCAGTCTAAAGCGTTCATGGGAACAAGCTTTTCCCAATGCTGCCACAGATTCAAATGCAAACCCTATCGTTAAAAGGCCATTTCCTTCTGTCTCTACAGCTCAGGCTGTATATGCGCCTCCTCCGAATGCGGTTGGTACAATCCCTCCACAGAATCACAATCATCATACAGTTGCTGCATTTCAGACCACACAAGCATTTTATACTGCTATGTAA